A portion of the Fibrobacter sp. UWB4 genome contains these proteins:
- a CDS encoding 2-oxoacid:acceptor oxidoreductase family protein — MSVINVKFAGLGGTGVIKASDVMAELVFEQGYDVKKAEVHGMSQRGGSIASDVRFAKDEEVQSPMIPCGEADYLVVFDETQVVVNEAYMKQGGVLLTPADIDVSKLENVKALNVAMLGKLSKYFDFTVDQWLVALNKLFAEKFHEGNKKAFMLGREG, encoded by the coding sequence ATGAGCGTAATTAACGTTAAATTTGCAGGCCTCGGTGGCACAGGTGTTATCAAGGCTAGTGACGTGATGGCCGAACTTGTTTTCGAACAAGGTTACGATGTGAAGAAGGCCGAAGTCCATGGCATGAGCCAGCGCGGTGGTTCCATCGCTTCTGACGTTCGCTTTGCAAAAGATGAAGAAGTTCAGTCCCCGATGATTCCGTGCGGCGAAGCCGACTACCTCGTCGTCTTTGACGAAACGCAGGTTGTCGTGAACGAAGCCTACATGAAGCAGGGCGGCGTGCTCCTCACGCCGGCGGACATCGATGTTTCCAAGCTCGAAAATGTGAAGGCTTTGAACGTCGCCATGCTCGGCAAGCTCTCCAAGTACTTCGACTTCACCGTGGACCAGTGGCTCGTCGCTTTGAACAAGCTCTTTGCCGAAAAGTTCCACGAAGGCAACAAGAAGGCATTCATGCTCGGCCGCGAAGGCTAA
- a CDS encoding GGDEF domain-containing protein — MNQFKIVLDKSEKTDKDFLHLSIWVIFFCIQDGVWGIFGSGIVHNNSLFFTSSTVFHATAALSAYIWLSYILNFIRIERDKAIPAKMLSFALVLFQFALLALNYKSKFIFDISDDGTYIARSGRNLLYYSQYFTFFVIGLFTAYRIASAKNVNTRRHYAASFLFILAPLLCGLLQKVYPFAPCDSIGFMLGCCTIYAFFISKISRNRDLTQKAVIIAGLSSDYDLVLYMDITKNQTKYYQVSEKFVPLLWEGRNSSDPKSFDDFMRRIFVPNEFSAFIEKSTIEKCIDILQTAPYYTIPFLASIDGHTEHYRLKIASDKSNAQAFIVGIINVEEEHRLEETAERLRKDLQHTKLIANKDPLTGVGSAAAFKAKCELIDNEINAKDKIKFALVECDVNDLKVINDTFGHDMGDEYLKNCSKVFCNVFSHSPVFRIGGDEFVIILFGEQYEKRAELFEKLKSSISLKRSPRERISFAAGMAEYSAQIDESVKDVLKRADTFMYIDKGKFKS; from the coding sequence ATGAATCAGTTTAAAATTGTATTGGACAAAAGCGAAAAAACGGACAAGGATTTCCTGCACCTTTCCATCTGGGTGATATTTTTCTGCATCCAGGACGGCGTTTGGGGCATCTTCGGGAGCGGGATTGTCCATAACAACTCCCTATTTTTCACGTCATCGACAGTTTTTCACGCTACAGCAGCGCTTTCCGCCTACATCTGGCTGAGCTACATACTGAACTTCATCAGGATCGAACGCGATAAAGCAATTCCCGCCAAGATGCTTTCATTTGCGCTCGTATTATTCCAATTTGCGCTGCTCGCCTTAAATTACAAATCAAAATTTATTTTTGACATTTCGGACGACGGGACATACATCGCACGGTCAGGTCGAAACCTCCTTTACTACAGCCAGTACTTTACATTCTTCGTCATTGGGCTATTCACCGCATACAGAATCGCAAGCGCGAAAAACGTAAACACGCGGCGCCATTACGCAGCAAGCTTCCTGTTCATTCTTGCGCCGCTTCTTTGCGGGCTGCTCCAAAAGGTATACCCGTTTGCCCCCTGCGATTCCATCGGATTCATGCTCGGATGCTGCACGATCTACGCATTTTTCATCTCGAAAATCAGCAGGAACAGGGACCTCACCCAAAAGGCCGTCATCATCGCGGGGCTTTCTTCAGACTACGACCTTGTCCTGTACATGGACATTACCAAAAATCAGACCAAATACTACCAGGTCAGCGAAAAGTTCGTACCGCTCCTCTGGGAAGGCCGCAATTCATCGGACCCCAAGAGTTTCGACGACTTCATGCGGCGAATTTTCGTTCCCAATGAGTTTAGCGCATTTATCGAGAAATCAACCATTGAAAAGTGCATCGACATTTTGCAGACGGCCCCCTACTACACCATCCCGTTCCTCGCCAGCATCGACGGGCATACGGAGCATTACCGCCTGAAAATCGCAAGCGACAAGAGCAATGCGCAGGCGTTCATCGTGGGCATCATCAATGTCGAAGAAGAGCACCGTCTCGAAGAAACGGCAGAACGGTTAAGAAAGGACCTCCAGCATACAAAGCTGATCGCGAATAAGGATCCGCTGACAGGTGTCGGGAGCGCCGCCGCGTTCAAGGCAAAATGCGAACTGATTGACAACGAAATCAACGCCAAGGACAAAATAAAATTCGCGCTTGTAGAATGCGACGTCAACGACCTGAAGGTTATCAACGATACGTTCGGGCACGACATGGGCGATGAATATCTCAAGAACTGCAGCAAGGTTTTCTGCAACGTTTTCAGCCACAGCCCGGTTTTCCGCATCGGCGGTGATGAATTTGTCATCATCCTTTTCGGCGAACAGTACGAAAAACGCGCAGAACTTTTTGAAAAGCTCAAATCTTCCATCAGCCTCAAACGGTCTCCGAGGGAACGCATCTCATTCGCTGCGGGGATGGCCGAATATAGCGCACAGATCGACGAAAGCGTAAAAGACGTGCTCAAGCGCGCAGATACGTTCATGTATATAGATAAAGGGAAGTTTAAGAGCTAG
- the lptC gene encoding LPS export ABC transporter periplasmic protein LptC produces the protein MQNIRCIQNALVPASCPATSRIAFRASRRASRLWGVFACAILAAFLLGCEEIEEPKPWIRVERPQMLFTDTTLLDSYDKGVLNWRLKTAYLERWADKEIVTVRPVFVDIYDSIGERVAFLRADSGSLDMTFTYVYAYGHVYALTPKGASVRADSLLWNKKDNLVRTASYVRVVSEDGDVLQGVGFESDAQFDNWKILSNVTGIFQDAAKRMKDEDKRQAEAERLNNPPSSSSRAVPASKPVSSSSLAKPRKGGLAGLPFMQNKAGKP, from the coding sequence TTGCAGAACATTCGATGCATTCAAAATGCGCTTGTGCCGGCATCTTGCCCGGCGACATCCCGTATTGCATTCCGCGCATCTCGCAGAGCCTCCCGCTTGTGGGGCGTTTTTGCGTGTGCCATTTTGGCCGCATTTTTGCTCGGTTGCGAAGAAATCGAAGAACCCAAGCCCTGGATTCGTGTCGAGCGCCCGCAGATGCTTTTTACCGATACGACGCTTCTCGACAGCTACGACAAGGGCGTGCTCAACTGGCGCCTGAAAACCGCTTATCTGGAACGCTGGGCTGACAAGGAAATTGTGACGGTGCGTCCGGTGTTCGTGGACATTTACGATTCCATCGGCGAGCGTGTAGCATTCTTGCGTGCGGACTCCGGCAGTCTCGACATGACGTTCACGTACGTTTACGCTTACGGTCACGTTTATGCGCTGACTCCCAAGGGCGCCTCGGTCCGTGCCGATTCGCTCCTCTGGAACAAGAAAGATAATTTGGTCAGAACCGCAAGCTATGTGCGCGTTGTCTCCGAAGATGGCGACGTGTTGCAGGGCGTTGGTTTTGAAAGCGATGCGCAGTTCGACAACTGGAAAATCCTTTCGAACGTGACGGGCATTTTCCAGGATGCGGCAAAGCGCATGAAGGATGAAGACAAACGACAGGCTGAGGCGGAACGTCTCAATAATCCTCCTTCTTCGTCTTCTCGTGCGGTACCAGCGTCAAAGCCTGTTTCGTCGTCTTCTTTGGCGAAGCCTCGTAAAGGTGGTTTAGCAGGGTTGCCTTTTATGCAAAATAAAGCGGGGAAGCCGTGA
- a CDS encoding FprA family A-type flavoprotein, with product MIVPNFSDSIKFVGVDDREIDLFEGQYKVPDGVSYNSYVIFDEKIAVTDSVDAHKVSEWLSNVENALQGKTPDYLIVHHLEPDHAGGFLEFIKKYPDATIAASAKALAFIPQFVKLPEGTKTFTLKDGDTLSLGKHTLKFIAAPMVHWPEVLLSYDESEKILFSADAFGTFGLSGKLGEDWVNEARRYYINIVGKYGMQVQSVLKKLAGIEVKTICPLHGPVLTDNLGFYIEKYNTWSSYAPETQGVFIAFAGVYGHTAEAAKKLAESLREKGVDVTIMDLARTYSSETVAQAFRYSHLAVCATTLDAGLFPAAEKFLTHIKAKNYSNRKVGIVENGTWAPMAAKKMHEILDTLKNVTFCETTVTLKSALDEASAAKLEELAVEFAKDLGKA from the coding sequence ATGATCGTTCCTAATTTTAGTGATAGCATTAAGTTCGTTGGGGTGGATGACCGCGAGATTGATTTATTTGAAGGGCAGTACAAGGTTCCTGATGGAGTCTCTTACAATTCCTACGTGATTTTTGACGAGAAGATTGCGGTCACGGATTCCGTAGACGCACACAAAGTAAGTGAATGGTTGTCAAATGTTGAAAATGCATTGCAGGGCAAAACGCCCGACTACCTGATTGTCCATCATTTGGAACCCGACCACGCCGGTGGCTTTCTCGAATTCATCAAAAAATACCCGGACGCAACCATTGCCGCATCCGCAAAGGCGCTTGCGTTCATTCCGCAGTTCGTCAAGCTCCCGGAAGGCACAAAGACGTTCACGCTCAAGGATGGTGACACGCTTTCGCTCGGCAAGCACACGCTAAAGTTTATCGCCGCCCCGATGGTCCACTGGCCCGAAGTCTTGCTCAGCTACGACGAATCCGAAAAAATCTTGTTCTCTGCTGATGCGTTCGGCACATTCGGACTTTCAGGCAAGCTCGGCGAAGACTGGGTGAACGAAGCAAGACGCTACTACATCAACATCGTCGGGAAATATGGCATGCAGGTGCAGAGCGTTTTGAAGAAGCTCGCCGGCATTGAAGTCAAAACGATTTGCCCGTTGCACGGCCCGGTTCTTACAGACAATTTGGGTTTCTACATTGAAAAGTACAACACCTGGAGCAGCTACGCTCCCGAAACGCAGGGTGTGTTCATTGCATTCGCGGGCGTTTACGGACACACGGCAGAAGCCGCAAAGAAGCTAGCCGAATCGCTCCGCGAAAAAGGCGTTGACGTGACGATTATGGATTTGGCCCGCACGTATTCTTCGGAAACGGTAGCACAGGCTTTCCGCTACAGTCATCTTGCTGTATGCGCTACAACGCTTGATGCCGGGCTCTTCCCCGCCGCCGAAAAGTTCCTCACGCACATCAAGGCGAAAAACTACAGCAACCGCAAAGTGGGCATTGTTGAAAACGGCACATGGGCACCGATGGCCGCCAAGAAAATGCACGAGATTCTTGACACGCTCAAGAACGTGACATTCTGCGAAACGACGGTCACGCTCAAGTCCGCACTCGACGAGGCTTCTGCCGCAAAGCTCGAAGAACTCGCCGTAGAATTCGCGAAGGATTTAGGGAAAGCGTAG
- a CDS encoding transglycosylase domain-containing protein → MNKFVKITVAFFLVALICCIPFYIVVFKILPERDPDNLFNRTNILQVLSGETRVFYEDGETLLGAFFDANHRVYVPYGDIPVNLINALVAAEDSRYWTHNGYNFKGFMRAMFNNIKARRFIQGGSSLTQQAVKNIFGREERSVKEKLKEFLNALRMEKHFSKEDILEFYLNQFHVSGTGKGVAIAAQYFFNKELKDLTLAECAFIAGSVKGPFNYDPFIQRTEERRQRALERGETRLRYVLGRMVEEGYIEQADMDAATAKPLEFNHGNFRFTMSTTLERLEERLDSDFFHELFQSEGIEDWRKAQLEITTTLNAKSQDAAKRALQTNISNLQLQLGGFVLPKAQFANRARTARKGDYLYGAVDSVFYDTTGRLQSLKLNFGQLKGIVTEQSVNDFAKLAGGDVNKILATQLKPGAILLVSIIDEMPINGYAPCKIETEPVLQGALVAIRNGKVLASQGGFHNTGFDRSFKALRQLGSSWKPILYALALKYHWNYLDNLENEFNAFQYGNQFYFPRPDHKNKGDVVSIAWAATRSENIASIWLLEHLMDKLSDKEFEDVARENGFARMPGEERIKLIERLRDKFGLMMKDEVKREIEFTKARDALVERYMNDGKVLQARAVQNLRYGTFNDVGLKQAKRDPKITKYVNHNFKRYSEIWRTREIQELDPDESTKLLPLDSVQLIENFTLADFKRLNAMIEPVDSDADYFDMAHLRYWPDYRRALAMADYARFANEIGIHQKLQKVFSMPLGVNDITLAEITTAYQTLLTGKIFKCKDANWTEACFIKEIRNRDGRTIFRNKMESMTVLDDTVTTQMGVMLRSVFTNGTAHSQLTALSVKNPEGASKLRYPVMGKTGTTNDYRNVAFLGALPTYVKEKNGIALDSVIAIGSYVGFDDNKPLKSGRTRIAGASGGLPQWASFAKEEIDILGIPKQIDFLDISMIATGEVPLMLTNERGELTVDPMTGEALVNGEKGRPLPWLDVPGFTPPQVQKIAAETIAKSGIVVSLPMPQTSTPPQTGTATDSATVKAQETAPSVAQPATAQAGTASKPQQVIPADARPVSEVMKADSIKKATEAAKQIPLNPQQTFTPVQPPKPQAAMPKDDDWDLPESFNSKNAFVPIEADAE, encoded by the coding sequence ATGAATAAGTTTGTCAAAATCACTGTAGCTTTTTTTCTCGTAGCCCTAATTTGCTGCATACCCTTCTATATCGTCGTGTTCAAGATCCTTCCCGAACGCGATCCGGACAATCTGTTCAACCGGACCAATATCTTGCAGGTCCTTTCTGGAGAAACCCGCGTTTTCTACGAGGACGGAGAGACATTGCTCGGCGCATTCTTTGACGCGAACCACCGAGTTTACGTTCCCTACGGCGATATTCCCGTCAACCTGATCAACGCTCTCGTCGCCGCCGAAGACTCCCGCTACTGGACCCACAACGGCTATAACTTCAAAGGGTTCATGCGAGCCATGTTCAACAACATCAAGGCCAGGCGATTCATCCAGGGCGGTTCATCGCTCACACAGCAGGCCGTCAAGAACATTTTTGGCCGCGAAGAACGTTCCGTCAAGGAAAAGCTCAAGGAATTTTTGAACGCGCTCCGCATGGAAAAGCATTTTTCCAAGGAAGACATCCTGGAATTTTACCTGAACCAGTTCCACGTCTCGGGTACAGGCAAGGGTGTCGCCATTGCGGCACAGTACTTCTTCAACAAGGAACTCAAGGACCTGACGCTTGCCGAATGCGCATTCATCGCAGGCTCGGTCAAAGGACCGTTCAACTACGACCCGTTCATCCAGCGCACCGAAGAGCGCAGGCAAAGGGCGCTCGAACGCGGCGAGACGCGACTCCGCTATGTACTCGGGCGCATGGTCGAAGAAGGCTACATCGAGCAGGCCGACATGGACGCCGCCACCGCAAAACCTCTCGAATTCAACCACGGCAATTTCCGCTTCACGATGAGCACGACGCTCGAACGCTTGGAAGAACGCCTCGACAGCGACTTTTTCCACGAGCTTTTCCAGAGCGAAGGCATCGAGGACTGGCGCAAGGCACAGCTCGAAATCACGACGACTTTGAACGCCAAGTCACAGGACGCCGCCAAGCGCGCGTTGCAGACAAACATCAGCAACTTGCAGTTACAGCTCGGCGGTTTTGTACTCCCGAAAGCGCAATTCGCAAACCGCGCCCGCACAGCCCGCAAGGGCGATTACCTCTACGGCGCCGTGGATAGCGTTTTCTACGATACGACCGGCAGGCTGCAATCGCTGAAGCTGAACTTCGGCCAGCTCAAGGGCATCGTCACGGAACAATCCGTCAACGACTTTGCAAAGCTCGCCGGTGGCGACGTGAACAAGATTCTCGCGACCCAGCTCAAGCCGGGCGCCATCCTCCTCGTGAGCATCATCGACGAAATGCCGATCAACGGTTACGCACCGTGCAAGATTGAAACGGAACCGGTGCTGCAAGGCGCTCTCGTCGCCATCCGAAACGGCAAGGTGCTCGCAAGCCAGGGCGGGTTCCACAACACCGGATTCGACCGTAGCTTCAAGGCGCTCCGCCAGCTCGGTTCCAGCTGGAAGCCGATTCTTTACGCGCTTGCCCTCAAGTACCACTGGAACTACCTCGACAATCTCGAAAACGAATTCAACGCATTCCAGTACGGGAACCAGTTCTACTTCCCGCGTCCGGACCACAAAAACAAGGGTGACGTCGTAAGCATTGCATGGGCAGCGACACGTTCCGAAAATATCGCAAGTATTTGGCTTTTGGAACACCTCATGGACAAGCTCTCGGACAAGGAATTCGAGGATGTCGCCCGCGAAAACGGATTCGCCCGCATGCCTGGCGAAGAACGCATCAAGCTGATCGAACGCCTGCGCGACAAGTTCGGCCTCATGATGAAGGACGAAGTCAAACGCGAAATCGAATTTACGAAGGCTCGCGACGCTCTTGTGGAGCGCTACATGAACGACGGCAAGGTATTGCAGGCTCGCGCCGTGCAAAACTTGCGCTACGGAACATTTAACGATGTCGGCTTGAAACAAGCGAAGCGCGACCCGAAAATCACGAAGTACGTGAATCACAATTTCAAGCGCTATTCTGAAATCTGGCGCACCCGAGAAATCCAGGAACTCGACCCGGACGAATCGACAAAGCTCTTGCCGCTCGATTCCGTGCAGCTGATCGAAAACTTTACGCTTGCCGACTTTAAACGTTTGAACGCCATGATTGAACCGGTCGATAGCGACGCGGACTACTTTGACATGGCTCATTTGCGTTACTGGCCAGATTACCGCCGTGCGCTTGCGATGGCAGACTACGCCCGCTTTGCAAACGAAATCGGCATCCACCAGAAATTGCAGAAAGTGTTCAGCATGCCGCTCGGCGTGAACGACATTACGCTTGCCGAAATCACGACCGCCTACCAGACGCTCCTTACGGGCAAGATTTTCAAGTGCAAGGACGCCAACTGGACCGAAGCCTGCTTTATCAAGGAAATCAGGAACCGCGACGGCCGCACGATTTTCAGGAACAAGATGGAATCGATGACGGTGCTTGACGATACCGTGACAACGCAGATGGGCGTGATGCTGCGCTCCGTGTTCACGAACGGCACGGCACACAGCCAGCTCACCGCACTTAGCGTCAAGAATCCTGAAGGCGCCTCGAAGCTCCGCTACCCGGTGATGGGCAAGACAGGTACGACAAATGATTACCGCAACGTGGCGTTCCTGGGAGCGCTCCCAACATACGTCAAGGAAAAGAACGGCATCGCACTGGATTCCGTAATTGCCATTGGTAGCTATGTGGGCTTTGACGACAACAAGCCCTTGAAATCGGGACGTACGCGTATTGCAGGCGCCTCGGGCGGTTTGCCGCAGTGGGCTTCGTTTGCAAAGGAAGAAATCGACATTCTCGGCATCCCGAAGCAGATCGACTTCCTTGACATTTCGATGATCGCCACGGGTGAAGTGCCGCTGATGCTGACAAACGAACGTGGCGAACTCACGGTGGACCCGATGACCGGCGAAGCGCTTGTGAACGGCGAAAAAGGCCGTCCGCTCCCGTGGCTCGATGTGCCGGGATTCACGCCGCCGCAAGTGCAGAAGATTGCCGCCGAAACGATTGCAAAGTCTGGAATTGTCGTGAGCTTGCCGATGCCGCAGACAAGTACGCCACCGCAAACCGGAACCGCAACAGATTCCGCAACGGTTAAAGCACAAGAAACCGCTCCCAGTGTCGCACAGCCAGCTACTGCGCAAGCTGGGACTGCGTCGAAGCCGCAGCAAGTCATCCCTGCTGATGCAAGACCAGTTTCAGAAGTCATGAAAGCAGATTCCATCAAGAAGGCAACGGAAGCCGCAAAGCAGATTCCGCTTAATCCGCAGCAGACGTTCACGCCAGTCCAGCCGCCGAAACCGCAGGCCGCGATGCCGAAGGACGACGACTGGGATTTGCCTGAAAGCTTCAACAGCAAAAACGCATTCGTGCCTATCGAAGCCGACGCTGAATAA
- a CDS encoding SUMF1/EgtB/PvdO family nonheme iron enzyme, translated as MKKIFFLLLICLSCSLGGDFCVFDANGNCASVLHSMKDAQNTSKKIGFKKYYIAQKEKNIVARHSYKTVNPKKNIGRKKWYEVDWNQGVKLCPESNFNIGDGIWIVNGSAHVDSLNCIYVDGSPYTRSILVLYARNMNDLTDADSSWILVNQTIVELAGKTFKIWDSYSYDPKKIKIRNVTFKQDLIVDKTELRIRDAIWLRRYISELRKLRDVPGYNSFWGRHNYAFYPTKDTLEILDYPAPGDGRLTLIRSMLDHLEMTWTGAILKNSLDAEEKQSYFMQPSVENLQGGLDSFVDVLDTAANGYRYPSKDEWFVLQRGGATTIFAWGNDPDEKELSRYMNLNCSEGRMGVYPVRMFAPNGYGLYDVYGNAEGNVINFVGSEYSYGPICNGYDVSTRLPPVCIFMKKYACVRRDLKSVNYDLPYVKALKGMRLVRKLE; from the coding sequence ATGAAAAAAATATTTTTCTTATTGCTAATTTGTCTTTCTTGTTCTTTGGGCGGAGACTTTTGCGTTTTCGATGCCAATGGTAATTGTGCATCCGTTTTGCATAGTATGAAAGATGCTCAGAATACCTCAAAAAAAATTGGATTTAAAAAATATTACATAGCCCAAAAAGAAAAAAACATCGTGGCAAGGCATTCTTACAAAACTGTAAACCCGAAAAAAAATATTGGCCGTAAGAAATGGTACGAGGTGGATTGGAATCAGGGCGTTAAACTTTGTCCTGAATCAAATTTCAATATAGGCGACGGAATTTGGATTGTAAATGGATCTGCTCATGTAGATTCTTTAAATTGTATTTATGTAGATGGCTCTCCTTATACTAGAAGTATTCTTGTCCTTTATGCAAGGAATATGAATGATTTGACTGATGCGGACTCTAGCTGGATTCTAGTAAATCAGACGATTGTGGAATTAGCCGGAAAAACATTTAAAATATGGGATTCGTATTCTTATGATCCTAAAAAAATAAAAATTCGAAATGTTACTTTTAAGCAAGATTTAATTGTTGATAAAACAGAACTTAGAATACGTGATGCCATTTGGCTTCGTCGATATATATCTGAGTTGAGAAAATTACGAGATGTTCCTGGATATAACTCTTTTTGGGGGCGGCATAATTATGCTTTTTACCCTACGAAAGATACTTTGGAAATATTGGATTATCCAGCACCTGGCGATGGCCGATTGACTTTAATACGTTCTATGCTGGATCATCTAGAAATGACATGGACGGGTGCTATATTGAAGAATTCGTTAGATGCTGAAGAAAAACAAAGTTATTTTATGCAACCTTCTGTTGAAAATTTACAAGGAGGACTCGACTCATTTGTTGATGTTTTAGATACTGCTGCGAATGGGTATCGTTATCCATCAAAAGATGAATGGTTTGTATTGCAGAGAGGTGGTGCCACTACAATATTTGCATGGGGAAATGATCCCGATGAAAAAGAATTAAGTCGTTATATGAATTTAAATTGCTCCGAAGGAAGAATGGGTGTTTATCCTGTAAGAATGTTTGCTCCTAATGGTTATGGATTGTATGATGTATATGGAAATGCTGAAGGAAATGTGATTAACTTTGTGGGTTCCGAATATAGCTATGGCCCCATTTGTAATGGTTATGATGTTTCTACTCGTTTGCCTCCAGTGTGTATTTTTATGAAGAAATATGCATGTGTCAGAAGAGATTTAAAGTCTGTAAATTATGACCTTCCTTATGTAAAGGCCCTTAAGGGCATGCGTCTAGTGCGTAAACTTGAATAA
- a CDS encoding thiamine pyrophosphate-dependent enzyme, with protein MPAFDPNAKKMLISGNEAISLSMRHCNVQLAAGYPGTPSTEILEDYSELGGYAQWAPNEKVAAEVALGAAFGHARSVVTMKMVGLNVASDVLYTATYTGVDGGMVWIVADDPGQGSSQNEQDTRNHAKASVCPMFEPSNSQEAYDFFRIAMQTSEKFKIPVILRMTTRVDHSKSIVVPKEELPAMVPNFERNIAQHVMVPGFSKPAGRRLRAKMDEMEAWNVAEGPNKVEMRSADFGIIVSGISYHHVREAAPEASILKLGMTYPLPMQLIKDFAKKFEGKRLMVIEENDPWLAENIKAAGIQCESKFDPIFRFGELDVNRVRRIIAGDKNPDPVPVKGKPPMLCPGCPHRSSFAVLKELDCIVSGDIGCYTLAALPPISAMDYMIDMGAAIGMGIGLRNVLPREQAKRVVSVIGDSTFVHSGITGLVEAGYNRPETGHVVIILDNSITAMTGQQEHPGTGRHLDHTPAYKIDYGAIAKNAGFDNVYEVNQVKEPEEFKRLVKESLEKDELTLIIAKSPCILALKSILAWDKANKEKAEKALAEAEAAAKKNGNI; from the coding sequence ATGCCAGCTTTTGATCCAAATGCGAAAAAGATGCTGATTTCGGGCAACGAAGCCATTTCCCTTTCCATGCGTCATTGCAATGTGCAGCTTGCCGCAGGTTATCCGGGAACTCCGTCCACCGAAATCTTGGAAGATTACTCTGAACTGGGTGGCTATGCCCAGTGGGCTCCGAACGAAAAGGTCGCTGCCGAAGTCGCTCTCGGTGCCGCTTTTGGTCATGCCCGCAGTGTTGTCACCATGAAGATGGTTGGCTTGAATGTGGCAAGTGATGTTCTCTATACTGCAACTTACACGGGTGTCGATGGCGGCATGGTGTGGATTGTTGCCGATGACCCGGGTCAGGGCAGCTCCCAGAACGAACAGGATACGCGTAACCACGCTAAGGCATCTGTTTGCCCGATGTTCGAACCGTCCAACTCTCAGGAAGCCTACGATTTCTTCCGCATCGCCATGCAGACGAGCGAAAAATTCAAGATTCCTGTCATCCTCCGCATGACCACCCGCGTGGACCATTCCAAGTCTATCGTCGTGCCGAAGGAAGAACTCCCGGCAATGGTGCCGAACTTTGAACGCAACATCGCCCAGCACGTGATGGTGCCTGGCTTCTCGAAGCCGGCTGGCCGTCGCCTCCGCGCCAAGATGGACGAAATGGAAGCCTGGAACGTTGCCGAAGGCCCGAACAAGGTCGAAATGCGCAGCGCAGATTTCGGTATCATCGTGAGCGGCATCAGCTACCACCACGTTCGCGAAGCCGCCCCGGAAGCTAGCATCCTCAAGCTCGGTATGACCTACCCGCTTCCGATGCAGCTCATCAAGGATTTCGCCAAGAAGTTCGAAGGCAAGCGCCTCATGGTCATCGAAGAAAACGACCCATGGCTTGCTGAAAACATCAAGGCCGCTGGCATCCAGTGCGAAAGCAAGTTCGACCCGATTTTCCGCTTTGGTGAACTCGATGTGAACCGAGTCCGCCGCATTATCGCTGGCGACAAGAACCCGGATCCGGTTCCGGTCAAGGGCAAGCCGCCTATGCTCTGCCCGGGCTGCCCGCACCGCAGCTCCTTCGCAGTTCTCAAGGAACTCGACTGCATCGTCTCCGGTGACATCGGCTGCTACACGCTCGCCGCTCTCCCGCCGATCAGCGCCATGGACTACATGATTGACATGGGTGCCGCTATCGGTATGGGTATCGGCCTCCGCAACGTGCTCCCGCGCGAACAGGCAAAGCGCGTTGTCTCCGTGATTGGTGACTCTACGTTTGTTCACAGCGGTATCACCGGCCTTGTTGAAGCGGGTTACAACCGCCCGGAAACTGGCCACGTCGTCATCATTCTCGACAACAGCATCACCGCTATGACCGGTCAGCAGGAACACCCGGGTACGGGCCGTCACCTCGACCACACTCCGGCATACAAGATTGACTACGGTGCTATTGCAAAGAACGCCGGTTTTGACAATGTCTACGAAGTGAACCAGGTCAAGGAACCGGAAGAATTCAAGCGCCTCGTGAAGGAATCCCTCGAAAAGGACGAACTCACGCTCATCATCGCGAAGAGCCCGTGCATTCTCGCTCTCAAGAGCATCCTCGCTTGGGACAAGGCTAACAAGGAAAAGGCAGAAAAGGCTCTCGCCGAAGCAGAAGCCGCTGCCAAGAAGAACGGTAACATTTAA